Genomic window (Candidatus Neomarinimicrobiota bacterium):
AGAAAGACCTCATCTCCTTCTATTACGAGGGACGTTTCAGGGGAAGGCGTGCAACAAGCGCTGCTGAAGATCCTTGAAGGCACGGTGTCGAGCGTTCCCCCAAAAGGCGGGCGGAAGCATCCGGAACAACCGCTTGTAAATATTAATACCAAAGACATCCTGTTTATATGCGGAGGTACGTTTGACGGTCTCGAGGAGATAATCAGGGCAAGGGTGAAAAGCGGAGTGATGGGTTTCGGATCTGAAGTAATAGGCGCAAGTGACGTCAGTATAGGCGATACATTGAATCTTTGCGAGCCGGCCGATCTGATCAAATACGGTCTGATACCTGAACTCGTTGGAAGGCTGCCTGTTTCCGCCACCCTCGATGAATTGGATGAAAAAGCATTGAGAAGCATACTGCTTGAGCCGAAAAACTCGATTATCAAGCAGTATAAAAAATTGTTCGAGATGGACGGGATAGAGTTGATATTCGATGAGGACGCAATTAAAAGGGTGGTCGAACTGGCTAAAACCCGTGGCACGGGAGCCAGAGCGCTCAGGGCGATATTAGAAGAAGCCATGCAGGACGTGATGTTCAGCATTCCGTCTATGAATAACGTTAGCCAGTGTTTGATTGATGAAGAGGTGATTTTAACAAAAAAAGCACCGGAGGTTAAAAGACGCCGAAAAAGAGCCTGACAGGGATAATTATGGCATTATCGCAAAAAACATACATTCATATTTATAACTTATTTAAGAAAAATGACTTGACAAACTTTTCACGGCTCTATATGTTCAGAGGAGCTGTAAGATTAAATCTTAATTTATAAACGGGTGGCTCAGCCTGCTTGCCATAGAGTAGGTACAGAGAGGCAGCGCGAAGTTTATATATTAAGATTTTCGATTTTGGAGAAACGTGATGAAGAGAAAGGAGCACAAATACCCTCATAAATATTAAAAAAATAATGAGCAGGAGATTATGAGAAAAGCTACGGTCTTAGTATTGATCGCAGTGCTGGCGTTTGCATCTACAGCGCCGGCAGGGAAGGGAAACCGTGATAAACACGGTTACCCAACCAAAAGAATCGTAC
Coding sequences:
- the clpX gene encoding ATP-dependent Clp protease ATP-binding subunit ClpX, which gives rise to MADKGSKLKSLSCSFCGRSEERSYRIIEGHNVAICDQCIFESVELIKADVDGGDIEKQLRMPVPVEIKNELDEYVIGQDNAKKAISVAVYNHYKRIGSRRLFEDVEIEKSNILLIGPTGTGKTLMAQTLARFLEVPFTIVDATILTEAGYVGEDVENILVRLLQAADYDLQKAQKGIIYIDEIDKIGRKTSSPSITRDVSGEGVQQALLKILEGTVSSVPPKGGRKHPEQPLVNINTKDILFICGGTFDGLEEIIRARVKSGVMGFGSEVIGASDVSIGDTLNLCEPADLIKYGLIPELVGRLPVSATLDELDEKALRSILLEPKNSIIKQYKKLFEMDGIELIFDEDAIKRVVELAKTRGTGARALRAILEEAMQDVMFSIPSMNNVSQCLIDEEVILTKKAPEVKRRRKRA